The genomic window ATCAACTGTGCATCTAGGGGGTTTCTCTCACCTACTAGACCCTGTACTGACTATTGATTCTGGCGACACAATTGACGTAGAAACCTATACAGGTTACTACATTTACGATAAAGCACCACCAGAATTTATTACATCTGAATTTTTAGATATCTGCAAAAACTTACCCCCAGAACGCAAAATTGCCGCAGGGCCGCATTTACTCACAGGGCCAATTTACATTCGAGAGGCAAAACCGGGGGATGTTTTAGAAGTAGAATTAGAAGCGATCGCACCTAGTTTACCAGTCGGGTTTAATGCCATTCGTTCAGGTTGGGGAGCATTACCCAATCAGTTTACTCAACCTGCTTTGCGATTTATCCCCCTAGATTTAGTCAACAACACCGCCGAATTTCCTTTTAATAGCGGGATTAAAATTCCCCTGAGACCTTTTTTTGGGATTCTTGGTGTCGCCACCCCAGAAAACGAGCGATCGTCTGTTCCTCCTGGCTGTTATGGTGGTAATATCGACAACCGCGAACTACAAGCCGGCTCACGTATATTTTTACCGGTTTTCGTTCCTGGGGGATTATTTTCCCTTGGTGATGGACATTCTGCACAGGGAGATGGGGAAGTAAATGTCACCGCCATCGAAACTTCCATGAACGGCCGCATCAAAATTACACTCCGTCAGAATTTACCAATTAAAACACCCATTGCAGAAACACCGACTGATATTATCACAATGGGTTTTGCTCCCACATTAGATGCAGCTTTAGAAATGGCTCTGAAAAATATGATTGATTTTCTAGAGCATTTTGTCAATTTGTCCCCAGAAGATGCTTATGTTTTGTGTAGTTTAGCAGTCAATTTCCGCATTACCCAAGTTGTTAATAGTCCCAACAAAGGTGTACATGGTATGCTTCCCAAAGCGATATTGTCATCTAAAATCAGTTTATAGTTACAACAAAACTCACAGTTTTCTATGTCTAATTTACTCATTCAACTGTTGCTAATTGGTTTAGCTGCTGGCGTTGCTGGTGGAATGTTTGGCATCGGTGGCGGTGCAATTATGGTACCGGCAATGGTGTTATTGATGGGGATGGATCAAAAATTTGCTACTGGTACATCCATCGCCGCCCAAGTATTACCAATTGGGATTTTAGGAGCAGCAGTTTACTATCGTAGCGGCAAAATTGATATTAAATATGCAGTGATTATAGCTATTGGGCTAGTAATTGGTAATCTGTTTGGAGCAATGTTTGCTAATCAGCCATTTATTAGCAGTGCAATAATGAAAAAGCTTTACGGCATATTTTTGTTAGCTATTGGTATACGGTATTTATTCATACGTTAGGGGATTGGGATCATCAGTTATCATTTACCAGTCACTTGATAACTGATAACTGATAACTGATTTAACACCCCTTATAGCAATTCTCTATGAAGTTGCACGAAATAAATGATGTAGAGACGTTGCATACAACGTCTCTACAGTCCAGAATAAAGCGCATCTTCATTAAGAAACGGTATTACTGCACTTTCTGAGTGGGGAAAGCACCCGGTCTGATAGCTATGTTGACATTTTGCCCTTTACGTTTTAATGCTAATTGCAACTGTCCGCCGACTTGTGTATTTTCTACCGCTCTTTGAACACTACTAGCATCGGTGACTGATTGACCATTCAGTGATTGTATGACATCACCTGCTCGTATTCCGGCTTGAGCAGCTGGTGAATTTGGCATAACTCTGACAATTAAGACACCTTTATCTTCATCGATAGTCAAACCACTGTTAGGGTCAGAGTTGATATTTTCCCTGATTTGCGGTGTTAACCCGACCATTTGAATACCCAAGTAAGGGTGTTGTACTTTACCTGTAGCGATTAATTGGTTAGAAATTCGTTGTACTGTTTTAATCGGGATAGCAAAACCTAGTCCTTGTGCGCCTTGGATGATGGCTGTGTTCATCCCAATCACCTCACCACGCGCATTGAGTAATGGACCGCCAGAGTTACCGGGGTTAATGGCTGCGTCAGTTTGAATATATTCTACGCGCTTATCGGGTGCGCCAATTTGATTACTAGAGCGTCCAGTTGCGCTGATGATACCTGTAGTTACTGTATTATCTAAACCTAAAGGATTACCGATCGCGATCGCCCATTCTCCTGGTTGTAGTTGGTCAGAGTTACCCAATTTTACTGTTGGTAAATTCTCAGCCTGAATTTTGATTACCGCTACATCCGTTAATTCGTCTTTGCCTAAAACCTTACCTTGAAAGCTACGCCCATCTTTGAGTATGACTCTCACTGTATCAGCACCATTAACTACGTGAGCGTTGGTGAGAATACTACCGTCTGCACTAATGATAAAGCCAGAACCAGTACCCCGTTGTACTCTCTCTTGGCGTTGTGGTAGTTGAGAACCAAAGAACTCGCGGAAAAATGGGTTGTTAAATTGTTCAGGTAAGGAAGTTCTCACAGTGCGAGACGCTTCAATTCTTACCACAGCCGGCCCCACTGTCTGCACTACCTGAGTCACAAAGTTAGCACCTGTCAAAGTGGGTAAAGGTGGTGCTGCATCAACTCGACTCACCGCTAAGTTAGATGCACTCTTGGTTAACTGCTGATGGTTTCCAGCTATATAACCACCCGCTAAAGTCATCCCCGAACCCAAAAACACTAATGATAGAGAAGCGGCTGTTTTTTTCCAAGGTGCGTAATTATGACGTTTATTATTTAATGGGTGAGAATCGTCTTGTACTTGGTTTTGCATGGCTATCTTAAACAATATCAATATGTATTACTAATGTAGCTATGCTTTATTACAGTTATGTTGCGCTGGTATTGCGGCGTTATGAAGCCAATATTAATAATAGAAGTTTTTCGTTAGCGATCGCAACACCCTACGTCCGCGATAAAATTCTCAAGCACCAGAGCGGACTTCATTACCCATGCAAATCAACTGGCAACCTGTGAAAGCCTATGAAGATATCCTATATCACAAAACCGACGGTATCGCTAAAATCACCATCAACCGTCCCCATAAACGTAATGCTTTTCGACCGAAAACTGTCTTTGAACTCTATGATGCTTTCTGCGATGCCCGCGAAGATACTACTATTGGCGTAGTTTTATTTACGGGTGCGGGACCTCATACTGATGGCAAATATGCCTTCTGTTCAGGTGGCGACCAAAGTGTGCGAGGACAAGCAGGTTATGTAGATGATGCTGGCGTTCCCCGCTTGAATGTGCTGGATTTACAACGCCTGATACGTTCCATGCCGAAAGTCGTGATTGCCCTTGTCGCTGGATATGCGATCGGGGGTGGACACGTTCTTCACTTAATTTGTGACTTAACTATTGCCGCAGATAATGCAATTTTCGGTCAGACTGGCCCGAAAGTTGGTAGCTTTGATGGAGGCTTTGGTGCTAGTTATATGGCCCGGATAGTTGGACAAAAAAAAGCACGAGAGATTTGGTTTCTTTGTCGTCAATATGATGCCCAACAAGCTTTAGATATGGGTTTGGTAAATTCTGTTGTCCCAGTCGATGAATTAGAAACAGAAGGAATTAAATGGGCGGAAGAAATTTTAGAAAAAAGTCCGATTGCTATTCGTTGTTTAAAAGCTGCATTTAACGCCGATTGTGATGGACAAGCTGGTTTGCAAGAACTGGCTGGGAATGCCACCTTGTTATATTACATGACCGAAGAAGGCTCTGAAGGTAAGCAAGCTTTTCTAGAAAAACGCCCGCCGAATTTCCGCAGTTTTCCTTGGCTACCTTAAGCCAATTCCGATAAAACACATCGCTGCATAAGCAAAAGAAGCAGGAGGGAACAAAGAAAATAGAGGAAATATAGGAATAAAACTATGATTATCCCCTGCGTTCTCAAAATTGGATAATTTAATTTTAGGCATTCCTGAAACTAAAAAATCGCACCTTGCCTAGAGGTGCGATTTTCTAAATGGTGAACTTGACAGCACTAAAAATTTAAAAATCAAATTTTAATTCAACACCGACTGCACATAGAGTCAGGTACTATTAAGGTTGGTTAGATAAATACTGTCTCAACTTTTGTTTGTTCAGAAGTGGCGGCAGTCTTTTCCTCAGCAGAAACAAAAGTATCATTATCTAAATCTAAAGTTGATATTTGACAATCAGATTTATTTAAAATTGGTGTGGCATCCGGTAAGCTCCAAGCATCTTCCAAAGTTTCCCAAGAAGGGGCAAAAGGTGGTAGTGCTAAAGAACAAGCCTTCCAACTAGCTTGGACTGGTGCGCCCAACTGTTGGCAATTTCCACCACGACGGCCTTCTGGCTTGTAGTGGCGGCAATATCGACAGGCAGATGTCAAATAATTAATAGGTTTCATTTGGGTTCATCTTTAACGCCGTCTAGGGCTAATTTCTGTCCTCTTATTTTCCTTCTACATATAAATACGTAATGAACCCATAACACGTGATTATATCTAGGTCATAGCCTTTTTACGCTAAAATAAACTTTAGATTGTTTTTAGATTTGTGTTATATTTTTCAATGTTTGTTGTAGTGTTTGCATATAAATTATTGCCTATAACTGATTGGGGATCAACGGTAAAAACAAAGTTTTAAATGTTGTACAAATTTTCAAGTAATGTGTAAAATGTACCTTTTGAGCTAGTTACTACCATATTTATATTATATACAAGTAAATTTAAATACTAAAAGTGTTTTTTGACTCAAGCACTCAAATATTGGTTGATGACTGTTTAACACTACATAAGGCACATACACCCCAACGCTGAAGTTCACCGGGTGGTGTGGGAGATTGACATTGAGGACAGAGGGGTAAGCCTTGCGATCGCGCCTGCCTGATCCTAGACCAAGACGCAAAAGCTTGATTGGCATTTTGCTCAGTATTATTACTAATAGTTGAATAATTATTGATGTCACCCAAATAACTAGGATGTTCACGGGGTGAGAAGCTAGGTTGTGACTGCGATCGCTCTGGGGACTTTTGCCAGCCAGCAGTAGAAAAGCGAATATCTGCCAAAGACATAGACAACTTTGCATTTAACTTTACAAGTAATGTCTGACGGCTAAATGTCAAATTTTGCGCCCAAGCCGCGCTAGAAGTTGCTACGCGCAACACATCACGCTGCATTGATAATGGGCGAGAATGTTTAGCAGCCGCACTACCAACAACTTCTGCCCAGGACTGGAGTAGAAGCTGGAATGGGTCTTCCCGCCATTTAGCTTGCTGTTCCAGAACGCCTAAAATATCATTAATTGGTTTCAAGGACATCTTGTCAAAGAGTAGCAAAAATAAAGATTAGTTCTAGGATCTATACTAATCAACAATTTTCGTTACGATTGGCACAAAGTTATCTAAAGTTAATCCAGCAGCCCACGTTGGAGGCATGAGGCAATGAGTCAAAATCCCCTGATGGATTCCGGTACGCGATCGCCTAAAACACCTAGTTTGAAGCCAGCATTAGCAGCAGCACTAGGGAGTTTAGAAGTACAGTTAGACCAAGAATTAGCCCGTTACCGCCGCTCACGTATGGGAATAAGGGCAACTAGCCAGCCCTCAGTGCATAGTTATGTCAGCAGTCCGCCTCAAGATATGACTCCAAAAACTACCACAGTGGGCAATACTCAGCCACCAACAGTAGAAATTAGAAACTATACAACCCCTATTCCTGAAACCCCACCAGAACAAGCAGCACTAACTACTACCAAGATAGAAATACCAGAACATACATCGGTGTCTACTCACACCGAATCCAACACCCAAATTCCTCTACCTCCACCCAAGGTTTCTAGTAGCATAGTTCCAGCCAGTACCGAGACGAATCAAAATGACAAGCTTTTAGCTAATGACACTCCTACCCAGCCAGATGACTATCTAGAATCTAGTGAAGCATTGCTACGTAGTTTAACGGATGAACAGTCACCAGCCGACAACCAGCCAAGCAATTCTAGTGAGAGTCTGCTATCACCCTTGGGTATAGGTTCTATGCTGCTGTTACTATTAGCAAGTCTGACATTGGGCTACGTCGTATTTAACCCGAAAAGTTTACCCCAATTGAATCTGAGTAAATTATTCAACAGTAACTCATCTCCCAGTGCCGAAACTCCCGAAGCAGTTGGTACGAACACCCAGCCCCAAGCCCAGCCAGAACTCACACTCATACCCAAATATCCCAACCTAGCCGCCCAAGAATTTCCCCAAGTCAGAGATCCCAATGATGTAGTTGGCTTGCAACCTAAAGTTCAACCAGCACCCATAGCACCATTAAACCCCCTTGCCATCCCCACACCGGTTATTCCTCCTTTAACTCAGGTACAGCCTTTACCACCTTTGGATATATCCCCAACACCCTTACAACCCCTACCTCAACCCACAGCAAACACAGCCAACACAGAAATCAAACCCGCAGCAGATGGACGATACTACATAGTGACCGACAATCAAGAAGCAAGTTCTTTGGCGGCTGCACGAAAAGTAGTTCCTGATGCTTACTTATCGAGTGGTAATAAATTAATTTACTTAGGCGCACTCAATAGCAAAGAAGAAGCGCAACAAAGGCTAAAACAGCTACAAGCCAAGGGAATTAAAGCCAGAGTACAGCAGCCATGAGCAGTGATAATTTGCGATAGGATGGGTAAGACATAGAGAAAATTGCCTGTGTCTTAACCATCGCTACGCTCAATTCAAAATTAGTTTTTTGAATTTTGTTCGCCCTTCTCTCCGTTCCCGGAGCGTGTCGTAGACAGAGGCTGCGCCAAGGCGTTCCCATTCGCGTAGCGTCGCCGACAGGAGAAGAGTATTTTGAATTTTGAATTCCCCAAAAGGGTCTGAATGGAGAGCCGACATGGAATTGATCAAGCGTATCGTGCGAGTGATAAACGCTAATCTGAATAGTTTCTTGGGTAGTACCGAAGATCCAGAAAAAATTCTGGAGCAAACTGTCATGGAAATGCAGGAAAATTTAGTGTTGTTGCGACAGGGAGTAGCCCAAGCGATCGCCACCCAAAAACGCACTGAACGCCAAGCTGCATCTGCCCAATCAACAGCAGAAGAATGGTATCGTCGCGCCCAATTGGCTCTCAATCAAGGTAATGAACCCCTAGCGAGAGAAGCTTTAACTAAACGCCACGCCTACCTAGAAACGGCCACAGCCCTAACTAACCAAATACAGCAGCAAAATGATTTAGTAGCTAGACTCAAGCAGGATATGCGGACACTAGAATTAAAAATTTCTGAAGCCAAAACGAAAAAAGATATGTATATTGCCCGCGCTCGTGCGGCGGAGGCATCCTATAAACTGCAAGATATGCTGAGTACAGCGTCTGCAACCAGTAGCTTGAGTGCTTTTGAGCGTATGGAAGAAAAAGTTTTACAAATAGAAGCTCAATCAGAGGCCATTTCTCAACTCGGTGGCGATGACTTAGAAAAAAGATTCGCCTCTTTAGAAGCCACTAAAGACGTTGATAGCGAACTAGCCGCGATGAAATCCCAGCAATTGCCCCCAAGTTAAGAATCTAAAAAATTGGGCAATCTTCAAATCTAGGAGATATCTTAGCAATTATATAGGTGTCGGGATGTACCGAACCAAACCGGAAAGATTACATTAAAAATGGAAGTTATTAAATAGTAAAAAAGCTAACCACCTAACCCAGCGCGTAAACTTCACAAGGAAAAACAAAGTTATGGGATTATTTGATCGGATTAAGCGCGTCGTCAGTGCTAACCTCAACGATTTAGTCAATAAAGCCGAAGATCCAGAAAAAATGCTGGAACAAGCCATCCTGGAAATGCAGGAAGACTTAGTACAGTTACGCCAAGGAGTAGCCCAAACGATCGCGGCTCAAAAACGCTCAGAGAAACAGTATAATGACGCTCAAAACGAAATTAATAAGTGGCAACGCAATGCTCAACTAGCACTGCAAAAAGGTGACGAGAACCTAGCAAGACAAGCCCTAGAACGTAAAAAAACTTATACCGAAACTAGTACAGCCCTAAAAAGTAGCCTAGATCAACAAAGCACTCAAGTAGAAACCCTCAAACGCAACTTAATCCAGCTAGAAAGCAAAATTTCTGAAGCCAAAACCAAGAAAGAAATGCTCAAAGCCCGGATTACCACCGCTAAAGCCCAAGAACAACTCCAAAACATGGTAAGCGGTATGAATACCAGCAGTGCCATGTCAGCTTTTGAGCGGATGGAAGAAAAAGTCTTAATGCAAGAAGCTCGCGCCCAATCATCCGCCGAACTTGCAAGTGCAGACTTAGAAACCCAATTTGCACAATTAGAAGCCGGTAGCGACGTTGATGATGAATTAGCAGCAATGAAGGCATCTTTAGCACCTGCAACCCCAGTCAACCAAGCCCAACTACCTCCCCAACAAGAACAACAATCCACAGCACCTAAATCCAATGATGTGATTGACAGTGACTTGGAAGCCCTACGCAAGCAATTGGATCAAATGTAATACTTGCAAAATCATAAGTATACTTAATCCCACGCCTCTTGGTTGTGGGAT from Nostoc sp. UHCC 0870 includes these protein-coding regions:
- a CDS encoding HhoA/HhoB/HtrA family serine endopeptidase gives rise to the protein MQNQVQDDSHPLNNKRHNYAPWKKTAASLSLVFLGSGMTLAGGYIAGNHQQLTKSASNLAVSRVDAAPPLPTLTGANFVTQVVQTVGPAVVRIEASRTVRTSLPEQFNNPFFREFFGSQLPQRQERVQRGTGSGFIISADGSILTNAHVVNGADTVRVILKDGRSFQGKVLGKDELTDVAVIKIQAENLPTVKLGNSDQLQPGEWAIAIGNPLGLDNTVTTGIISATGRSSNQIGAPDKRVEYIQTDAAINPGNSGGPLLNARGEVIGMNTAIIQGAQGLGFAIPIKTVQRISNQLIATGKVQHPYLGIQMVGLTPQIRENINSDPNSGLTIDEDKGVLIVRVMPNSPAAQAGIRAGDVIQSLNGQSVTDASSVQRAVENTQVGGQLQLALKRKGQNVNIAIRPGAFPTQKVQ
- a CDS encoding PspA/IM30 family protein → MELIKRIVRVINANLNSFLGSTEDPEKILEQTVMEMQENLVLLRQGVAQAIATQKRTERQAASAQSTAEEWYRRAQLALNQGNEPLAREALTKRHAYLETATALTNQIQQQNDLVARLKQDMRTLELKISEAKTKKDMYIARARAAEASYKLQDMLSTASATSSLSAFERMEEKVLQIEAQSEAISQLGGDDLEKRFASLEATKDVDSELAAMKSQQLPPS
- a CDS encoding PspA/IM30 family protein, whose translation is MGLFDRIKRVVSANLNDLVNKAEDPEKMLEQAILEMQEDLVQLRQGVAQTIAAQKRSEKQYNDAQNEINKWQRNAQLALQKGDENLARQALERKKTYTETSTALKSSLDQQSTQVETLKRNLIQLESKISEAKTKKEMLKARITTAKAQEQLQNMVSGMNTSSAMSAFERMEEKVLMQEARAQSSAELASADLETQFAQLEAGSDVDDELAAMKASLAPATPVNQAQLPPQQEQQSTAPKSNDVIDSDLEALRKQLDQM
- a CDS encoding sulfite exporter TauE/SafE family protein — translated: MSNLLIQLLLIGLAAGVAGGMFGIGGGAIMVPAMVLLMGMDQKFATGTSIAAQVLPIGILGAAVYYRSGKIDIKYAVIIAIGLVIGNLFGAMFANQPFISSAIMKKLYGIFLLAIGIRYLFIR
- the menB gene encoding 1,4-dihydroxy-2-naphthoyl-CoA synthase, whose protein sequence is MQINWQPVKAYEDILYHKTDGIAKITINRPHKRNAFRPKTVFELYDAFCDAREDTTIGVVLFTGAGPHTDGKYAFCSGGDQSVRGQAGYVDDAGVPRLNVLDLQRLIRSMPKVVIALVAGYAIGGGHVLHLICDLTIAADNAIFGQTGPKVGSFDGGFGASYMARIVGQKKAREIWFLCRQYDAQQALDMGLVNSVVPVDELETEGIKWAEEILEKSPIAIRCLKAAFNADCDGQAGLQELAGNATLLYYMTEEGSEGKQAFLEKRPPNFRSFPWLP
- a CDS encoding DUF721 domain-containing protein, with product MSLKPINDILGVLEQQAKWREDPFQLLLQSWAEVVGSAAAKHSRPLSMQRDVLRVATSSAAWAQNLTFSRQTLLVKLNAKLSMSLADIRFSTAGWQKSPERSQSQPSFSPREHPSYLGDINNYSTISNNTEQNANQAFASWSRIRQARSQGLPLCPQCQSPTPPGELQRWGVCALCSVKQSSTNI
- a CDS encoding acetamidase/formamidase family protein, encoding MTHHILKATKSTVHLGGFSHLLDPVLTIDSGDTIDVETYTGYYIYDKAPPEFITSEFLDICKNLPPERKIAAGPHLLTGPIYIREAKPGDVLEVELEAIAPSLPVGFNAIRSGWGALPNQFTQPALRFIPLDLVNNTAEFPFNSGIKIPLRPFFGILGVATPENERSSVPPGCYGGNIDNRELQAGSRIFLPVFVPGGLFSLGDGHSAQGDGEVNVTAIETSMNGRIKITLRQNLPIKTPIAETPTDIITMGFAPTLDAALEMALKNMIDFLEHFVNLSPEDAYVLCSLAVNFRITQVVNSPNKGVHGMLPKAILSSKISL